DNA sequence from the Alkaliphilus metalliredigens QYMF genome:
GAGCTCCTTGATTTCTCATTGCCTTTAAGGCATTTTTAATAATATTAATAAAAATCTGCTCTATCTGATCCTTGTCTGCAAAGATTAGTAGGTTTTCATTGTGTTTTAAAAAATTGATTTCAACAGTTACTTCGGTTTTGCCTTTACTGGTCAAATCCAAGGCACGCTGCAATACTCCCATGATACTTATTATTTCATAACGGGGTGTCTTAGGTCTAGCAAAGTTAAGTAAATCCGTAATGAGTTGATTGATTCTATCTATTTCATAGAGTACCCCATTAAATAATTTGTGATTTGACGAATCATCCTCAGGACTCAGTCGTTTTTTGAGTACCTGTATACTGGTTTTCATACCTGCAAGGGGATTGCGAATTTCATGGGCCATACCTGCTGCTAATTGGCCCATTGAAGTCAAGCGATCTAGGGTTTCCATACTGTTTTCTACCAGCTTCCGCTCCGTAATATCTCTAAAGCTGCAAATGGCACCACTGATTTCCCCAGTCTCACTCCTAAGTAATGAAGTTATCACATCGATATACAGCTTAGCTTCACCCGTTTCTTTATGAAAAACTTGAATCTCATTAATACTTTTCCCTGCATCTAAGGTGGCTAGAATCTGTTGATGCAACACTTCCTTAAGTTTCTTTTGCTCTAAAATCTCATGGTCACTAAGGTTAAGGAGCTCTGTAGCAGCTGTATTCATAGAAACCATGTGACCTTTCTGATCTGTGGTCATAATCCCCGTTGAAATATTCCTTAAAATATCCTCATTGAGGCGGGTCATCTCTAAAAGCTTCGTTTTATTGATTTGGAGCTTGACAACCATGTCATTGAAGGCAGTGGCCAGCATCCCTATTTCATCCTTTCGACGAATATTGATTTTTTCTTTTAAATTCCCTTGTCCAATTTTATCGCACAGTTCAGCCAACAGTTTAATGGGTTTAGAAATATTATAAGCAATAAAAATAGAAGCCTGCATAGAAAAAATCAAAGAGACAATAGCCAGTAAGATAACATACTTCTGAGCTTCTAAGACCTCCTGTGAAAACATCCGTTTACTTAAACCGTACCCTAATACCCAACCCCATGGTTCGTAGGATTGATATACAAATACGTCCTTTTCCAATTGAAAAGTGCCTTTCTTGTTTTCTCTAGCTATAGGATAAAATGAGTCTAGCCATTCTGCTTCATCCTTAAAATGATTTACAAGAAGTCCATCCTCATTTTTTATAAACACACCATCCCTACCAACTTCATCATAATACTGAATTAAAGAAAGCTGAGCCGCTTGAAGCTCCATTTCATTTAAATCTGCTTGTGCCTGTATATCATCTATATGGAGTGCCATCTCTTTCAAATGTTTACTAATGTTTTGAATTTCATTGTTCAGCAGCAATTGGTAGCCATTCCAATAAGATACAAAACCCAGTGTTGCTATAGATAGGATGAGTAAAGCCATAAAGGGAATTAGAATTTTGTTTTCTATATCTAGTCTCATAAGAAGTCACCTCTCATTTCTCTAACATCACTGGGTCTTCTACGTTTTTTAGTGTCTTGTAAGAATAGTGACTCACAAAGTAAAAAATGATAACTGCCCCTATAAACCCTGGAAATGCAGGGTGAACCATTTCGTCTGCTTTAGATATAATGATTCGATTCTTAAGAATAAAGCCTATGAGTATAATCAAGCCACCAATAAAAGAGGCGATAGCACCCTCCTTCGTCGCTTTATTCCAGAAGATACCCCCATAAAGAGGTAGCAAAAAGCTCACAGAAAAAGCACCCCATATATGTCCGCCATAAATCAACAAGCTGTCTGGCGGATTTAATGATAATATCAGTGAGATGGTACCTGCAACAAATATAAAGATCCGATTCATCGTAAGCAATTGATCATCATCGATTTCAGGATTAATCAAATTTCTGTAAATATCATAGCTAAAGCCACTGGCAGCAACTAAGAGTTGAGAATTTGCCGTAGAAATAGCTGCGGCCATGATACTAATTAAAATCAAACCACTAAAAGGCGAGTAAATCACATTATTAATTAAATAAGGAAAGACCTCATCTACTGAAGCAATGGAATGTATGGTTGGCACTAAAACCCTGCCCCCAATTCCAATGATGAAAAGCCCTAAATACAAGAAAGCCAGAATTAAAACAGAAAAACAAACCATTTTAACGGCTGTTTTGGTGTTTTTAGCAGAACTAATGCGTATGGCATACTGAGGGTTTGCTGCAAGCCCTAGCCCCCAGCCAAAAAATGAAGTGAAAGTCAAAAGCGGCGTATACGCACCCTTTGAAAAAGTATCTAGCAATGCGCCTTTTTCCGTCACATGTGGAAAGGCTGGAAATGGTCGCGTATTAATCAGTGCTGCCCCCTCATGCATCAAAGTAACACTTCCAACATTTCGTAGGATTAACACTACTGCCAGCAAGGTACCTACAATGATTAGGATAAAATTCAATCCATCTGTTCGCACAACAGAAAACAAACCCCCAAAGGTTGTATAAATGACAAAAAGATACACAAGAACAATGGCAAAGGTATAATTAATATCCAGCAGTTCTGAAATAACAAT
Encoded proteins:
- a CDS encoding sensor histidine kinase, whose protein sequence is MRLDIENKILIPFMALLILSIATLGFVSYWNGYQLLLNNEIQNISKHLKEMALHIDDIQAQADLNEMELQAAQLSLIQYYDEVGRDGVFIKNEDGLLVNHFKDEAEWLDSFYPIARENKKGTFQLEKDVFVYQSYEPWGWVLGYGLSKRMFSQEVLEAQKYVILLAIVSLIFSMQASIFIAYNISKPIKLLAELCDKIGQGNLKEKINIRRKDEIGMLATAFNDMVVKLQINKTKLLEMTRLNEDILRNISTGIMTTDQKGHMVSMNTAATELLNLSDHEILEQKKLKEVLHQQILATLDAGKSINEIQVFHKETGEAKLYIDVITSLLRSETGEISGAICSFRDITERKLVENSMETLDRLTSMGQLAAGMAHEIRNPLAGMKTSIQVLKKRLSPEDDSSNHKLFNGVLYEIDRINQLITDLLNFARPKTPRYEIISIMGVLQRALDLTSKGKTEVTVEINFLKHNENLLIFADKDQIEQIFINIIKNALKAMRNQGALKINLSTQWDYGKEFSIIEFQDDGCGIAAQNIEKIFDPFFTTDSQGTGLGLSVVYELVKENRGSIEVSSRVDLGTKFKLTFPLHLQEVYFSEK
- a CDS encoding sodium:solute symporter family protein; translation: MNKSIMYLLYFTIYTIILLLFGKGGFKRTKNARDFFVAVNSLGLAASIFTFSATWFSAASMQGLTGSMYAYGYNIVLYAVVPWFLGATCLVLLATRLKKYDIITVPEYFYMRYNSKGLQAMGGLVIVITYILYIIIQIRGFGIVISELLDINYTFAIVLVYLFVIYTTFGGLFSVVRTDGLNFILIIVGTLLAVVLILRNVGSVTLMHEGAALINTRPFPAFPHVTEKGALLDTFSKGAYTPLLTFTSFFGWGLGLAANPQYAIRISSAKNTKTAVKMVCFSVLILAFLYLGLFIIGIGGRVLVPTIHSIASVDEVFPYLINNVIYSPFSGLILISIMAAAISTANSQLLVAASGFSYDIYRNLINPEIDDDQLLTMNRIFIFVAGTISLILSLNPPDSLLIYGGHIWGAFSVSFLLPLYGGIFWNKATKEGAIASFIGGLIILIGFILKNRIIISKADEMVHPAFPGFIGAVIIFYFVSHYSYKTLKNVEDPVMLEK